In the Roseimicrobium gellanilyticum genome, one interval contains:
- a CDS encoding DUF1444 family protein — translation MSDRDLSTVVPRLYLALPNSVPADFTLTGDDSPVESKLAGDLVVLYGFDKGTHFRLANGGDLKELATTPAELHEKAVENLNSLPLHLEFHQGDDYHMVTAGGDHEATLVFHSAVLEFLADQVPGKLVVAIPARDLFLVASSADPRHLAALQRKVNELIETAEKPLSGLLYTRDVISGEWSVLSR, via the coding sequence ATGAGCGACCGCGATCTCAGTACCGTTGTGCCCCGGCTGTATCTGGCGCTTCCCAATAGTGTGCCCGCAGATTTCACCCTTACTGGTGACGATTCACCGGTGGAATCAAAGCTCGCAGGTGACCTTGTCGTCCTTTACGGCTTCGACAAGGGGACGCACTTTCGGTTGGCAAACGGAGGAGATCTCAAGGAACTCGCAACCACGCCTGCTGAATTGCATGAGAAAGCGGTGGAGAACCTAAACAGCCTTCCCCTGCACCTTGAGTTTCATCAAGGTGACGACTACCACATGGTTACCGCAGGTGGTGATCATGAGGCCACACTGGTGTTTCACTCTGCTGTCCTGGAATTCCTCGCGGATCAAGTGCCAGGGAAGCTCGTGGTCGCCATACCCGCCCGCGACCTGTTTCTGGTGGCGAGCAGTGCTGATCCCCGGCACCTCGCAGCATTGCAGCGAAAGGTGAATGAACTCATTGAGACGGCTGAGAAGCCCCTTTCGGGGTTGCTCTATACACGG
- a CDS encoding Gfo/Idh/MocA family protein, whose amino-acid sequence MTRPASSTSSRRRFLQTGAAAILGAPFVTSGLRAASPNGKLRHAAFGASGMSWADITNLAKHPNWELAAVCDVDTRNFKRVQEQFPNVRVYQDWRELLVKEEGKIDAVNVSTPDHMHGPIGMAAINKGLHVYGQKPLTQNLLECRAITKLAREKGVMTQMGIQVSSDFTERFAVAYIQEGAIGKVKEAHTFSNKKWGDMEPVPDKKDTPPAEFDWDKWLGVAKERQFISGYYHPGNWRKRRDFGTGTLGDMGCHMFSGWYRALGLTMPKSVTSYGPPPPNAENWAINGKVEYLYPGTQYTAGDTIKVTWYDGDQLPSPEIQALVEGKWPGQGTVYIGTEGVLVHPHGSTPTLHPKDKFAGRRPNKLEPRNHWGEWVDCCLKGGSTKPSANFDYSGPLTEAVLLGCLASIFPQQTLEWDAEKMIFTNSEDATKFVKRSYRSGWEIPGLA is encoded by the coding sequence ATGACTCGTCCTGCCTCCTCCACCTCTTCACGCCGTCGTTTCCTGCAAACGGGCGCCGCAGCCATCCTTGGCGCGCCCTTCGTCACCTCCGGCCTGCGGGCGGCCTCGCCCAATGGCAAGCTGCGCCACGCCGCCTTCGGCGCGAGCGGCATGTCCTGGGCGGATATCACCAACCTGGCCAAGCATCCGAACTGGGAACTCGCCGCCGTGTGCGATGTGGACACGCGCAACTTCAAGCGCGTGCAGGAGCAGTTTCCCAATGTGCGCGTCTACCAGGACTGGCGCGAGCTGCTGGTGAAGGAAGAAGGCAAGATCGACGCGGTGAACGTCAGCACGCCGGACCACATGCACGGCCCCATCGGCATGGCTGCCATCAACAAGGGCCTGCACGTCTATGGACAGAAGCCGCTCACGCAAAACCTCCTGGAGTGCCGCGCCATCACGAAGCTGGCCCGTGAGAAGGGCGTGATGACGCAGATGGGCATCCAGGTTTCCTCGGACTTCACCGAGCGCTTCGCCGTGGCCTACATCCAGGAAGGGGCGATTGGCAAGGTGAAGGAGGCGCACACGTTCTCCAACAAGAAGTGGGGCGATATGGAGCCCGTGCCGGACAAGAAGGACACCCCGCCGGCCGAGTTCGACTGGGACAAGTGGCTCGGCGTGGCGAAGGAGCGCCAGTTCATCAGCGGCTACTATCACCCGGGCAACTGGCGCAAGCGCCGTGACTTCGGCACGGGTACGCTGGGTGACATGGGCTGCCACATGTTCAGCGGATGGTACCGCGCGCTCGGCCTCACCATGCCGAAGTCCGTGACTTCCTACGGTCCTCCTCCTCCCAATGCGGAGAACTGGGCCATCAATGGCAAAGTGGAATATCTCTACCCCGGCACGCAGTACACCGCAGGGGATACCATCAAGGTGACGTGGTATGACGGCGACCAGCTTCCCTCTCCGGAAATCCAGGCGCTGGTGGAAGGAAAGTGGCCCGGCCAGGGCACGGTATACATCGGCACGGAAGGCGTGCTGGTGCATCCGCACGGCAGCACTCCCACGCTGCATCCGAAGGACAAATTCGCCGGCCGCCGGCCGAACAAACTCGAGCCTCGCAACCATTGGGGCGAGTGGGTGGATTGCTGCCTCAAGGGTGGCTCCACGAAGCCAAGTGCGAACTTCGACTACAGTGGCCCGCTTACCGAGGCGGTGCTGCTCGGCTGCCTCGCGAGCATCTTCCCGCAGCAGACGCTCGAGTGGGATGCGGAGAAGATGATCTTCACCAACTCCGAGGACGCGACGAAGTTTGTGAAACGCAGCTACCGCTCAGGCTGGGAGATTCCGGGGCTGGCGTAA
- a CDS encoding excinuclease ABC subunit UvrB, whose translation MSVFSLNSEYHPRGDQAQAIAKLVKSVEAGNRHQTLLGVTGSGKTFTMANIIAQIGKPALIMSHNKTLAAQLYSEFKNFFPDNAVEYFVSYFDYYQPEAYIPRSDTYIEKDSSINDEIERLRLSTMGALLTRKDVVVVASVSCIYGLGSPEDYEGMMLPVHRGETMTRETMLSKLVDMLYERNDIAFTRGKFRARGDVVEVFPAYLDNEAIRVEFFGDEIDRISVFDPLTGSATTQLQSYTFNPAKQFVTPADKLRVAIKAIRAELDARVAEFESQGKLLEAQRIRMRTEYDIEMMQEMGFCQGIENYSRHLSGRAPGSTPGTLLDFFPDDFLYFADESHATIPQIGGMYEGDRSRKTVLVEHGFRLPSALDNRPLKFNEFMATIKQAVYVSATPAQFEVDNSVVGNKSYVPHKRERIGEAETVPALLPGGINGGGKSNLQSQLTSSRSIVRISGSSEPVEKFDVTTKGKHLIVEQIIRPTGLLDPVVTMKPLKGQIDETIELCRQRIEKGERVLVTTLTKRTAEDLTDYLRNLNLKVRYLHSEIDAIERVEILRSLRAGEFDILVGINLLREGLDLPEVSLVCILDADKEGFLRSETSLLQTAGRAARHVNGEVVLFADQITGSIQALLNISAYRRDRQMDHNEAHGITPQTVKRAVQESLHGWQAGKQLEESMVKDEAGGYAVTEVLRELETEMAEAASNLEYEKAALLRDQIRELKKQAGISDAMTQLPQRKVKYGGKKRAKKG comes from the coding sequence GTGTCCGTTTTCTCCCTCAATTCCGAATACCACCCGCGCGGCGACCAGGCGCAGGCCATTGCCAAGCTGGTAAAGTCCGTGGAAGCGGGCAACCGCCACCAGACCCTGCTGGGCGTCACGGGCTCGGGGAAGACCTTCACCATGGCGAACATCATCGCCCAGATTGGCAAGCCCGCGCTCATCATGAGCCACAACAAGACGCTCGCCGCGCAGCTCTACTCCGAATTCAAAAACTTTTTCCCGGACAACGCAGTCGAGTACTTCGTGAGTTACTTCGACTACTACCAGCCGGAGGCCTACATCCCGCGCTCGGACACCTACATTGAGAAGGACTCGAGCATCAATGATGAAATCGAGCGCCTGCGCCTCTCCACCATGGGCGCGTTGCTCACGCGGAAGGATGTGGTCGTGGTCGCCAGCGTGTCCTGCATCTACGGCTTGGGCTCGCCGGAGGACTATGAGGGCATGATGCTTCCCGTGCATCGCGGTGAAACGATGACCCGCGAGACCATGCTCTCGAAGCTGGTGGACATGCTGTATGAGCGCAATGACATCGCCTTCACCCGCGGCAAGTTCCGCGCTCGTGGCGATGTGGTGGAGGTCTTCCCCGCGTACCTCGACAATGAAGCCATCCGCGTGGAGTTCTTCGGCGACGAGATCGATCGCATCAGCGTCTTCGACCCGCTTACCGGCAGTGCCACCACCCAGCTCCAGAGCTACACCTTCAATCCCGCGAAGCAGTTCGTCACGCCCGCGGACAAGCTGCGCGTCGCCATCAAGGCCATCCGCGCGGAGTTGGATGCGCGCGTTGCGGAGTTCGAGTCGCAGGGCAAGCTGCTGGAGGCGCAGCGCATCCGCATGCGCACCGAGTATGACATCGAAATGATGCAGGAGATGGGCTTCTGCCAGGGCATTGAGAACTACAGCCGCCACCTCTCCGGTCGCGCACCGGGCAGCACCCCGGGCACGCTGTTGGATTTCTTCCCGGACGACTTCCTCTACTTCGCGGATGAAAGCCACGCCACCATCCCGCAGATCGGTGGCATGTATGAGGGCGACCGCTCGCGCAAGACCGTTCTCGTGGAGCACGGCTTCCGCCTGCCCAGCGCATTGGACAACCGCCCGCTGAAGTTCAACGAATTCATGGCCACGATCAAACAGGCCGTGTACGTGAGCGCCACGCCTGCCCAGTTCGAGGTGGACAACAGCGTCGTGGGAAACAAGAGCTACGTGCCACACAAGCGCGAGCGCATCGGCGAGGCGGAGACTGTACCTGCGCTGCTGCCTGGTGGTATCAATGGAGGCGGCAAGTCCAATCTCCAGTCCCAGCTCACGAGCTCGCGTTCCATCGTACGCATTTCCGGAAGCAGCGAGCCGGTGGAGAAGTTCGATGTCACCACGAAGGGCAAGCACCTCATTGTGGAGCAGATCATCCGCCCTACCGGCCTCTTGGATCCCGTCGTGACGATGAAGCCGCTCAAGGGACAAATCGACGAGACCATCGAACTCTGCCGCCAGCGCATTGAAAAGGGCGAGCGCGTGCTCGTGACCACACTCACCAAACGCACCGCGGAAGATCTCACCGACTACCTGCGCAATCTCAACCTCAAGGTGCGCTACCTGCACAGTGAGATCGACGCCATCGAGCGCGTGGAGATTCTGCGCTCGCTGCGTGCCGGTGAGTTCGACATCCTTGTGGGCATCAACCTCCTCCGTGAAGGCCTCGACCTTCCCGAGGTGAGCCTTGTATGCATCCTCGATGCGGACAAGGAAGGCTTCCTGCGCAGTGAAACGTCCCTGCTGCAGACGGCGGGTCGCGCCGCGCGCCACGTGAATGGCGAAGTCGTCCTCTTTGCCGATCAAATCACTGGCAGCATCCAGGCCCTGCTGAACATCAGCGCCTACCGCCGCGATCGTCAGATGGATCACAACGAAGCCCACGGCATCACTCCGCAGACCGTGAAGCGTGCCGTGCAGGAGAGCCTGCATGGCTGGCAGGCCGGCAAGCAGCTTGAAGAAAGCATGGTGAAGGACGAAGCCGGTGGCTACGCCGTCACCGAAGTCCTCCGCGAACTCGAAACCGAAATGGCCGAGGCCGCCAGCAACCTCGAGTACGAAAAGGCCGCCTTGCTCCGCGACCAGATTCGCGAGCTGAAAAAACAAGCTGGCATCAGCGATGCCATGACGCAGCTCCCACAGCGGAAGGTGAAGTACGGTGGAAAGAAACGGGCGAAGAAGGGGTAG
- a CDS encoding rhomboid family intramembrane serine protease — protein sequence MSWFPKSKDHLPLTWWKGHAIYLAAYIAIGGVVSMVVTAILMAAAGGSIIGMLQFSYAGLVGGLRLWTPLTYVLVNPPDLFFLLSAFFFWRFGEDVEKFFGRRIFVQLFLALVLVTPVVLTIFGLLGAATWSVWGVTGVFFGVFLAFVTLYPRAQISLILFTLPAWVLATAIVGVNALIYLAGHAWAQLIMLASQVLTAYGFVRYQQGRWTMPSFSSLLKSKKTEQPADITLLPSYREKKKKGEPTATDAEKVDAILEKISQKGMQSLTAAERKLLEKASERLKKG from the coding sequence ATGAGTTGGTTTCCCAAGTCGAAGGATCACCTTCCGCTGACATGGTGGAAGGGGCATGCCATCTACCTGGCGGCCTACATCGCGATTGGCGGTGTGGTCAGCATGGTGGTCACGGCCATCCTCATGGCAGCCGCAGGGGGCTCGATCATTGGGATGCTCCAGTTTTCCTATGCCGGACTCGTGGGCGGCCTGCGTCTCTGGACGCCGCTGACTTACGTTCTCGTCAATCCTCCGGACCTCTTCTTCCTGCTCTCCGCCTTCTTCTTCTGGCGTTTCGGCGAGGATGTGGAGAAGTTTTTCGGACGCCGAATTTTCGTGCAGCTTTTCCTGGCCCTCGTGCTGGTCACGCCAGTCGTCCTGACCATCTTTGGCCTGCTCGGTGCGGCGACGTGGTCCGTGTGGGGCGTTACCGGGGTGTTCTTCGGTGTTTTCCTGGCCTTTGTCACTCTGTACCCGCGTGCGCAGATATCGCTCATCCTCTTCACCCTGCCGGCGTGGGTCTTGGCCACCGCGATTGTGGGCGTGAATGCCCTCATCTACCTGGCGGGGCATGCCTGGGCTCAGCTCATCATGCTCGCCAGTCAGGTGCTGACGGCGTACGGCTTCGTGCGTTATCAGCAGGGTCGCTGGACGATGCCCTCCTTCTCCAGCCTGCTGAAGTCCAAGAAAACCGAGCAGCCCGCGGACATCACCCTCCTTCCATCGTATCGCGAGAAGAAGAAAAAGGGCGAGCCGACGGCGACCGACGCGGAGAAGGTCGACGCCATCCTGGAAAAGATCAGCCAGAAGGGCATGCAGAGCCTCACCGCTGCAGAACGCAAACTGCTGGAGAAGGCCAGCGAGCGACTGAAGAAAGGCTGA
- a CDS encoding zinc-binding metallopeptidase family protein has product MKRFSCECGNVLFFENSQCLQCGSEMGFDPAMGTMVKLTPESGLKRCDNGPTHGVCNWLLAKDDTNILCTACRLNRTIPDLNLYGNLPLWGRMESAKRRLLATLLGLGIEVHCLNEDPVGGLAFDFIQTLSNPPVTTGYAVGVITVNLQEADDAVREQTRQQLGESSRTLLGHFRHETGHYFWERWFGTLALDHPLRVAFTGLFGDAGLDYATSLNRHYSQGPPLGWEQSYISAYATMHPWEDWAETWSHYLQILDGLETCEAFGLQLGAGSLEVTPFPKESATLPENLPQEPAEDQKFLTWLHRWVRRAPMFNEISASLGQPALYPFVLSLPAVRKLRFVHYVASEGRPKPQPAAVAANPVPVESTPPAPAPLATPEAKEQVAA; this is encoded by the coding sequence ATGAAGCGATTCTCCTGCGAATGTGGCAACGTGCTCTTTTTCGAAAACTCGCAGTGCCTGCAATGCGGCTCCGAGATGGGCTTCGACCCTGCCATGGGGACCATGGTGAAGCTCACCCCCGAGTCTGGCCTGAAGCGCTGCGACAACGGTCCCACCCACGGCGTGTGCAACTGGCTCCTGGCCAAAGACGACACGAACATCCTCTGCACCGCCTGCCGGCTGAACCGCACCATCCCGGACCTGAACCTGTATGGAAACCTCCCCCTCTGGGGTCGCATGGAATCTGCGAAGCGCCGCCTGCTGGCCACGCTGCTGGGCCTTGGCATCGAGGTGCACTGCCTGAATGAGGACCCCGTGGGAGGTCTCGCCTTCGACTTCATCCAGACCTTGTCGAACCCTCCGGTCACCACTGGCTACGCGGTTGGCGTGATCACGGTGAACCTCCAGGAAGCGGACGACGCAGTGCGCGAGCAGACCCGCCAGCAGCTTGGCGAGAGCAGCCGCACCCTGCTGGGCCACTTCCGTCATGAGACGGGCCACTACTTCTGGGAGCGTTGGTTTGGCACCCTGGCGCTGGATCACCCCCTGCGGGTGGCCTTTACCGGGCTCTTCGGTGATGCCGGGCTGGACTACGCCACCTCCCTCAATCGGCACTATTCCCAGGGACCACCGCTCGGCTGGGAGCAGTCCTACATCAGTGCGTACGCCACCATGCACCCGTGGGAGGACTGGGCGGAGACCTGGTCCCACTACCTGCAGATCCTGGATGGTCTGGAGACTTGCGAAGCCTTCGGCCTGCAACTCGGTGCCGGCTCCCTGGAAGTGACGCCTTTCCCGAAGGAATCAGCCACATTGCCAGAGAATCTGCCACAGGAGCCCGCGGAGGATCAGAAGTTTCTCACCTGGCTGCATCGCTGGGTGCGCCGCGCCCCCATGTTCAATGAAATTTCCGCCAGCCTCGGGCAACCCGCGCTGTATCCCTTCGTGCTGAGCCTGCCTGCGGTGAGGAAACTCCGCTTCGTGCACTACGTGGCGAGTGAAGGGCGTCCCAAGCCACAGCCAGCCGCGGTGGCTGCGAATCCCGTCCCTGTAGAATCGACGCCACCCGCACCCGCGCCGCTTGCAACTCCCGAGGCGAAAGAGCAAGTTGCCGCATGA
- a CDS encoding pseudouridine synthase yields MNQSKPRRLDQLLSSLGHGSRREVRELIDAGLVTLRGEALEDEGQKIAPQDVAEVRVEGEPLEAPDGLLVMLHKPVGYVCTHAAGEGETIYKLVPERWTKRNPPVTSVGRLDKDTSGLLLITDRGELVQRWTSPKSVVEKVYVAEVDKPLEAGLVDVFASGTLMLRSEDSPCLPAKLEIVSERTARVTLTEGRYHQVRRMFASQGWHVEKLHRVNFGEYDLGELAEGEWRVV; encoded by the coding sequence ATGAATCAGAGCAAACCGCGCCGCCTCGATCAGCTTCTGTCTTCCCTCGGCCACGGCAGCCGGCGGGAGGTGCGTGAGCTGATTGATGCAGGGCTGGTGACGCTGCGTGGTGAAGCGCTGGAGGATGAGGGGCAGAAGATCGCGCCGCAGGATGTGGCAGAGGTGCGCGTGGAAGGGGAGCCACTGGAGGCGCCGGATGGGCTGCTGGTGATGCTGCACAAGCCGGTGGGCTATGTGTGCACGCATGCCGCAGGGGAGGGTGAGACGATCTACAAGCTGGTGCCGGAGCGCTGGACGAAACGCAATCCACCGGTGACGAGTGTGGGACGACTGGATAAGGACACGAGCGGATTGCTGCTGATCACGGATCGCGGTGAACTGGTGCAGCGCTGGACTTCGCCGAAGTCCGTGGTGGAGAAGGTATACGTGGCGGAGGTGGACAAGCCGCTGGAGGCAGGTCTCGTAGACGTGTTCGCCTCAGGGACGCTGATGCTGCGTAGTGAAGACTCGCCCTGCCTGCCGGCGAAGCTGGAGATCGTGAGTGAGCGCACTGCGCGAGTCACGCTCACGGAAGGCAGGTACCATCAGGTGAGGCGCATGTTCGCGAGTCAGGGATGGCATGTGGAGAAGCTGCATCGTGTGAACTTTGGAGAGTATGACTTGGGGGAGTTGGCAGAGGGAGAGTGGCGGGTGGTGTGA